A region from the Aquimarina sp. ERC-38 genome encodes:
- a CDS encoding glycosyltransferase — MILILVQLFMRITRSDNTLSTTQTLDQLLTSTSKKTINIAVLSSYPPRECGIATYTDDLITALQAKHQADVNYHMIAIDSNKERYAEIAMVKQVLDPGSDQSYQDCICYVNTGDIDLCIIQHEFGLFYKNEPGFFQFLEQVSVPVLTVFHTVLPRPDDMMYQKVRSINQYVEQIIVMTEKSEEILIQDYQLEKEKISVIPHGTHKVVPKNTDALKKKYNAEGRKVVSTFGLLGPGKSIETTLHALPSIIEKHKDVLFLVLGKTHPSLVAEEGEKYRDYLEGIVEELQITEHVRFVNKFLEINELLDYLQLTDIYLFTSKDPNQAVSGTFSYAVSCGCPIISTPIPHATEVLRDDVGQLFDFGDSKGLSELVLEYFDNPTHLHTMSLNALHISSFNTWENSAINHVLLFNHFLKDKELSFSIPETNINHILKLTTDFGMLQFSKFSSPDIDSGYTLDDNARALIFALEYYEETRDIQILHALKLYLEVMLFCYQPETKSFLNYVDYTEQFTDQNNEDSLEDSNGRAIWALGSFIKHHESLPDIFQPYVSKVLLIIQSFISHSEAVSPRSIAFTIKGLLHSIAINNKELQLLIKNKVTYYADILIGQYRANSEKDWDWFEPSITYGNAILPEALLLAGDYLNNNAMIEVAEKAIRFLVKHTSKNGYMELISNRSWFDKGNIEHREEGGEQPIDASYTTMALAKFNDICPDKGYDKSCRKSFEWFLGKNRLNQAVYDQNTGGCYDGLETKYVNLNQGAESTVCYHLASNAVRSMDKKSKATTPIAQNLINLKTKQSGVAV, encoded by the coding sequence ATGATTCTAATTTTAGTCCAGTTATTTATGCGAATCACCAGATCAGATAACACACTTTCCACTACACAGACGTTAGATCAATTACTAACTTCTACTTCTAAAAAAACCATCAATATTGCGGTATTATCCTCTTATCCACCCAGAGAATGTGGAATTGCTACCTATACGGATGATCTGATTACTGCTTTGCAGGCTAAGCATCAAGCGGATGTAAATTATCATATGATTGCCATAGATAGCAATAAAGAACGCTACGCGGAGATTGCTATGGTAAAACAGGTACTAGATCCTGGTTCTGATCAAAGTTATCAGGATTGTATCTGCTACGTGAATACGGGGGATATAGATCTATGCATCATTCAGCATGAATTCGGTCTTTTTTATAAGAATGAACCTGGTTTTTTTCAGTTTTTAGAACAGGTTTCGGTTCCGGTACTAACTGTTTTTCATACGGTACTACCACGTCCGGACGATATGATGTATCAAAAAGTACGTTCTATCAATCAGTATGTGGAACAAATCATTGTAATGACGGAGAAATCCGAAGAAATTCTAATCCAGGACTATCAGTTAGAAAAAGAAAAAATCAGTGTGATCCCACACGGGACTCATAAAGTAGTACCAAAAAATACGGATGCCCTTAAGAAAAAATACAATGCAGAAGGTCGTAAAGTAGTTTCTACCTTTGGGTTGTTAGGACCTGGGAAGAGTATAGAAACTACACTACATGCGTTGCCTTCCATCATTGAAAAGCACAAAGACGTATTGTTTTTAGTATTAGGAAAAACACATCCTAGCCTCGTAGCCGAAGAAGGTGAGAAATACCGGGACTACCTGGAAGGTATAGTAGAAGAACTTCAAATAACCGAACATGTCCGGTTTGTCAATAAATTTTTAGAGATTAACGAATTACTGGATTATCTACAGTTAACGGATATCTATTTATTTACTTCAAAAGATCCGAATCAGGCTGTGAGTGGGACTTTTTCTTATGCGGTAAGTTGCGGATGTCCGATCATTTCGACCCCTATACCTCATGCCACGGAAGTGTTAAGGGATGATGTAGGTCAATTATTTGATTTTGGAGATAGTAAAGGTCTTTCCGAACTAGTGTTGGAATACTTTGATAACCCTACACATTTGCATACGATGTCCTTAAATGCACTGCATATATCTTCTTTTAATACCTGGGAGAATTCAGCAATCAATCATGTGTTGTTGTTTAACCATTTTTTGAAAGATAAGGAACTATCCTTTAGCATTCCGGAGACTAATATCAATCATATTTTAAAACTGACTACGGATTTTGGGATGTTACAATTTTCAAAATTTAGTTCGCCTGATATAGATTCCGGATATACCTTAGATGATAATGCCAGAGCACTTATTTTTGCACTGGAGTATTATGAAGAAACCCGGGATATTCAGATTTTACACGCTTTAAAGTTATATCTGGAAGTCATGTTATTTTGCTACCAGCCGGAAACAAAAAGCTTCCTGAATTACGTAGATTATACGGAGCAATTTACAGATCAAAATAACGAAGACAGCCTGGAAGATAGTAACGGACGGGCTATTTGGGCTTTAGGATCGTTTATAAAACACCACGAATCCTTACCAGATATCTTTCAACCTTATGTATCAAAGGTATTATTAATCATTCAGTCTTTTATTAGTCATAGTGAGGCAGTTTCACCCCGGAGTATTGCTTTTACTATTAAGGGGCTTTTACATAGTATCGCGATCAATAACAAAGAATTACAACTACTTATTAAAAATAAAGTTACCTATTATGCGGATATTCTAATCGGACAATACCGGGCAAACTCAGAGAAAGACTGGGACTGGTTTGAGCCTTCTATTACTTATGGGAATGCAATCCTACCGGAAGCACTTTTATTAGCCGGAGATTATCTAAATAATAATGCAATGATTGAAGTGGCGGAAAAAGCAATCCGCTTTTTAGTAAAACACACAAGTAAAAATGGATATATGGAATTAATTAGCAACAGATCGTGGTTTGATAAAGGAAATATCGAGCACAGAGAAGAAGGAGGGGAGCAACCTATTGATGCATCTTACACCACAATGGCATTGGCAAAGTTTAATGACATTTGTCCGGATAAAGGGTATGACAAGAGCTGTCGAAAAAGTTTTGAATGGTTTCTAGGTAAAAACCGATTGAATCAGGCAGTTTACGATCAAAATACCGGCGGTTGTTACGATGGTTTGGAAACCAAATATGTAAACTTAAACCAAGGAGCAGAATCTACGGTATGTTATCACCTGGCAAGTAATGCGGTAAGAAGTATGGACAAAAAGAGTAAAGCTACCACTCCCATCGCACAAAATTTAATAAATTTAAAGACAAAGCAGTCTGGGGTTGCCGTATAG
- a CDS encoding PepSY-like domain-containing protein, producing MKIIKKLLFGLSVFLIISCSLAQEKVPEAVQVAFEGKYPGENDPDWEVDAHGNYESHFKINGIKLRADFKPDGTWIETEQSIKKKELPKVVQKKIEELYSDEEITEIEKVDHYQKGVFYNIEFKQKGKNKDVEMTADGRFLN from the coding sequence ATGAAAATCATTAAAAAATTACTATTCGGATTAAGTGTTTTTCTTATCATATCCTGTTCTCTAGCTCAGGAAAAGGTGCCGGAAGCGGTGCAGGTAGCTTTTGAAGGGAAATACCCGGGAGAGAACGATCCAGATTGGGAAGTAGATGCTCATGGTAATTACGAATCTCATTTTAAAATAAACGGAATTAAACTACGGGCTGATTTCAAACCGGACGGAACCTGGATCGAAACCGAACAAAGTATAAAAAAGAAAGAATTGCCAAAGGTAGTCCAGAAAAAGATCGAAGAATTATATAGTGACGAGGAGATTACTGAAATCGAAAAAGTAGACCACTATCAGAAAGGTGTTTTTTACAATATTGAATTTAAACAAAAAGGGAAAAACAAAGATGTAGAAATGACCGCTGATGGTCGATTCCTTAACTAA